One window of Treponema denticola genomic DNA carries:
- a CDS encoding ABC transporter substrate-binding protein gives MKKIMVLIVTLVLAFSLIACGGNGAATKTNEKPFVVASAEFNGDFYRGWTNSSYDDDIRKLIWAFGLMNENSKGQVEDSLLVAEKKVSDDLKTWTFKLVKEAKFHNGEALTAKDVKFTYDFYMDTKALGDTGGSSTINDYVESIEIDEAANTVTFHLKKVSYTVDVDVFTPFYLFPEETFTKGAKEEGITVQQYVKKNISKPIGYGPYKMTEYKEGEYVKLEAFKDYLGKAPAIKEVIVKVVPSETELDQLLQGEVDMLTSQGQAEKIDPVKDKPGFSYTNYYRHGGGTIALHCNFGPTSLTEVRQAFAYVLNRPKIVELFLGQYGISSNGPYSKNDWTLWDDDEENLIGTAAVGKFESTLTSYDILDADGKFDEAANIAKAQELLDMAAKRTDGDYAKLTGNAKSGYLWEGKPLEIKITYTPFWSDTYNLIFNDTYVSKLGFKISLTGLDWPVMYSHWTGDTKEERTYHAFVGGVSYTLKANPKSDYATKLINSWGQPSINNVMFSGGSSYTPAEWDQLLDDIENAHPITGRDEYRKNWRKFITTINKELPVIPVYSNNYFDLFTDKLENFHTTALWNWARALPEANWKK, from the coding sequence ATGAAAAAAATTATGGTGCTAATTGTAACACTGGTGCTCGCTTTTTCCTTGATCGCTTGCGGCGGAAACGGTGCGGCAACTAAGACAAACGAAAAGCCATTCGTTGTAGCTTCCGCCGAATTTAACGGCGACTTTTACAGAGGCTGGACAAATTCGTCTTATGACGACGATATCCGGAAGTTGATTTGGGCATTCGGTCTTATGAACGAAAATTCCAAAGGTCAAGTTGAGGACTCTCTTCTCGTTGCAGAAAAAAAGGTAAGCGATGACCTTAAAACATGGACATTTAAGCTTGTAAAAGAAGCAAAATTCCATAACGGTGAAGCTTTAACTGCAAAGGATGTAAAGTTTACCTATGACTTTTACATGGACACAAAAGCTTTAGGCGATACGGGCGGATCATCAACAATCAACGATTATGTTGAAAGTATTGAAATTGATGAAGCTGCAAATACCGTAACTTTCCATCTTAAAAAGGTCAGCTACACTGTTGACGTAGATGTATTCACTCCTTTTTACCTCTTTCCCGAAGAAACCTTCACAAAAGGTGCAAAGGAAGAAGGCATTACAGTACAGCAGTATGTTAAAAAGAACATTTCAAAGCCCATCGGTTACGGTCCCTACAAGATGACCGAATACAAAGAAGGCGAATATGTTAAGTTGGAAGCCTTTAAAGACTACCTCGGTAAGGCACCTGCCATCAAAGAAGTTATCGTTAAGGTTGTTCCCAGCGAAACAGAACTTGATCAGCTCCTTCAGGGTGAAGTAGACATGCTGACAAGCCAAGGTCAAGCCGAAAAAATCGATCCCGTTAAAGACAAGCCCGGCTTTTCTTACACAAATTACTACAGACACGGAGGAGGAACTATTGCTCTTCACTGTAACTTCGGTCCCACTTCTCTTACGGAAGTACGACAGGCCTTTGCCTATGTTCTTAACAGACCGAAAATCGTCGAGCTTTTCTTAGGTCAATACGGTATTTCTTCTAACGGACCCTACTCCAAAAACGACTGGACATTGTGGGATGATGATGAAGAAAACCTTATCGGAACAGCTGCCGTAGGTAAATTTGAAAGCACCTTGACAAGCTACGATATCTTGGATGCCGACGGAAAATTCGATGAAGCTGCAAATATTGCAAAAGCTCAAGAACTTCTTGATATGGCAGCCAAGAGAACCGATGGAGATTATGCAAAACTTACAGGTAATGCAAAATCAGGTTATCTCTGGGAGGGTAAACCCCTTGAAATCAAGATTACTTACACACCTTTCTGGTCCGATACATATAACCTCATATTTAATGATACTTATGTTTCAAAGCTCGGCTTTAAGATTAGTTTAACAGGTCTTGATTGGCCCGTAATGTACAGCCACTGGACAGGAGACACAAAAGAAGAAAGAACTTATCATGCTTTCGTTGGCGGTGTAAGTTATACACTCAAAGCCAATCCCAAATCCGACTACGCAACAAAGCTTATTAATTCTTGGGGACAGCCATCTATCAACAATGTAATGTTCTCGGGAGGTTCTTCTTATACCCCTGCAGAATGGGATCAGCTGCTTGATGACATCGAAAATGCACATCCCATAACCGGAAGAGATGAATACAGGAAAAACTGGAGAAAATTCATAACCACTATAAATAAAGAACTTCCCGTTATCCCTGTTTACTCAAACAATTATTTTGACCTCTTTACGGATAAATTGGAAAACTTCCATACTACAGCTTTGTGGAACTGGGCAAGAGCTTTACCTGAAGCAAATTGGAAAAAATAA
- a CDS encoding ABC transporter substrate-binding protein: MKSFVKFLSCMLAVALVFTACGGGAGTAAGGKSPVKNGTYVDKVIYSVSTDQTVALKDVIEGKADLMFTSVPPVLLSGLSDEDRDKIDVYPVPTGYWSLLFNPIPNKAPYVWKTEAGEEMFNPVAIKEVRYAFNWLINRKKLVDELLLGEGSPMYTPCTVGLPGAYRYNILASKFGITETGDEQKAIGMIEDAMQKASQLAENKGKLVKENGKWMYKGKPVTIKSIMRVDDPTGRLPAARYIHAQIEKAGLTVEGFERDRKTAGSLVYGGNPANYDWSMYLEGWGSGGFYVTWEVPLCQMYSPFYGYMPGGGEAEFWNYSNEKLDVLGKKAAYGQYLTAEEFFSETTDMCAIGMGEAVRVYVVSQNDLYVANKGRFNSRLFYGTSDGFNGWTVRCADVKPDTDGPYKGKRVLRVLQYSAQGSLFMSEWDPVGGQGFSDAYSTAFFNAVTDRASFDNPAVGRLEFAMSTVDVANTKFAPKFVATGNKTEEGDDELAMGGDIHVPAEAVMYDTASKKWVPAGSGQSVATVATGKLVDGYYWHHGEPVDLNDVRYAFAFAYEWAIQDGEGDLYYDAPLSSVTLPNLKTTKGIVFNKDGSITTYSNYFHAPIPRDTAITVGGLSVKAANPGRRTNVPWEIYEALAEIVVHGSKSGTVYNFAKDGGERGVEANVKNPDCLADIKAKLEDFVASKHIPVSLKDFINEDYALKRYKASIDFIEKYGNAYITTGPLMFEKIDPITSSVVLANFDKYPYKSDYFPNMFRTDLTEIQYVKAPVAPSADKDAVFEVTVSKYAYPEVERVPLDKGKVEGRLQLPSGGEKTYDAKAIGDGKFTITVPASDLAGLEKGVEYIMVVLTSISDEPPSANSVSFTILK, from the coding sequence ATGAAAAGTTTTGTTAAGTTTTTATCATGTATGCTTGCAGTGGCTTTGGTATTTACTGCATGCGGAGGCGGTGCCGGAACTGCCGCAGGAGGTAAAAGTCCGGTAAAGAATGGTACCTATGTAGATAAGGTTATTTACTCCGTAAGTACCGATCAGACAGTAGCCTTAAAAGATGTTATTGAGGGAAAAGCCGATCTTATGTTTACCTCTGTTCCGCCCGTACTTTTGTCGGGTTTGAGCGATGAAGACAGAGATAAGATAGATGTTTATCCCGTTCCTACAGGTTATTGGTCTCTTCTATTTAATCCTATTCCCAACAAGGCACCATATGTTTGGAAGACGGAAGCCGGAGAGGAAATGTTTAACCCCGTTGCAATCAAGGAAGTCCGCTATGCCTTTAACTGGTTAATCAACCGAAAAAAATTGGTAGATGAACTTCTTTTAGGTGAAGGCTCTCCTATGTACACACCCTGTACGGTAGGTCTTCCCGGAGCATACCGCTATAATATCTTGGCTTCCAAATTCGGTATCACCGAAACGGGAGATGAGCAAAAAGCTATCGGCATGATTGAAGATGCTATGCAAAAGGCTTCTCAACTTGCAGAAAACAAGGGAAAACTTGTAAAAGAAAACGGAAAATGGATGTATAAGGGTAAGCCCGTTACAATTAAGTCAATAATGCGTGTTGACGATCCTACAGGCCGTCTTCCTGCAGCCCGCTATATTCATGCTCAAATTGAAAAAGCCGGTCTTACGGTTGAAGGTTTTGAGCGTGATAGAAAAACAGCCGGTAGTCTTGTTTACGGCGGAAACCCTGCCAACTATGATTGGTCTATGTACCTTGAAGGATGGGGTTCAGGCGGTTTCTATGTAACTTGGGAAGTCCCTCTTTGCCAGATGTACAGCCCCTTCTATGGCTACATGCCCGGAGGCGGAGAGGCCGAATTCTGGAATTATTCAAACGAAAAACTCGATGTTTTAGGTAAAAAGGCCGCATACGGACAGTATTTGACTGCCGAAGAATTCTTTAGCGAGACAACCGATATGTGTGCTATAGGAATGGGAGAGGCTGTCCGCGTTTATGTTGTTTCTCAAAACGATTTATATGTAGCCAACAAGGGAAGATTTAATTCGCGTCTTTTCTATGGAACCTCTGACGGCTTTAACGGCTGGACCGTAAGATGTGCCGATGTTAAGCCCGATACAGACGGCCCCTATAAAGGAAAGAGAGTTTTGCGCGTATTGCAGTATTCGGCTCAAGGCTCCTTATTTATGTCTGAATGGGATCCTGTAGGCGGACAGGGCTTTAGTGATGCCTATAGTACAGCCTTTTTTAATGCCGTTACCGATAGAGCTTCCTTTGATAACCCTGCCGTAGGACGATTGGAATTTGCTATGTCAACGGTTGATGTTGCAAATACAAAATTTGCTCCCAAATTTGTAGCCACAGGCAACAAGACGGAAGAAGGCGATGATGAACTTGCAATGGGCGGTGATATTCACGTTCCTGCAGAAGCCGTTATGTATGATACGGCTTCAAAAAAATGGGTTCCTGCCGGGTCCGGTCAAAGTGTTGCAACTGTTGCAACAGGTAAGCTGGTAGACGGTTATTACTGGCATCACGGCGAGCCTGTCGATCTTAACGATGTCAGGTATGCCTTTGCTTTTGCTTATGAGTGGGCTATTCAAGACGGAGAGGGAGACCTCTACTATGATGCTCCTTTAAGCAGTGTAACTCTTCCAAATCTTAAGACCACAAAAGGTATAGTATTTAATAAGGACGGTTCTATCACTACATACAGTAACTACTTCCATGCTCCTATTCCAAGAGATACAGCTATAACTGTAGGCGGTTTAAGCGTAAAGGCTGCTAACCCCGGACGAAGAACAAACGTACCTTGGGAAATTTATGAAGCCTTGGCAGAAATCGTAGTACACGGCTCAAAGAGCGGAACGGTTTATAACTTTGCTAAAGACGGCGGAGAGCGCGGTGTAGAAGCAAACGTTAAAAACCCCGATTGTCTTGCAGATATCAAGGCTAAATTGGAAGATTTTGTTGCTTCAAAGCATATTCCCGTGTCTTTAAAGGATTTTATAAATGAAGATTATGCCCTTAAGAGATACAAGGCTTCTATAGACTTTATCGAAAAATACGGAAATGCTTATATTACGACAGGTCCTTTAATGTTCGAAAAAATCGATCCTATTACAAGTTCCGTTGTATTGGCTAACTTTGATAAATATCCTTACAAGAGCGACTACTTCCCGAATATGTTTAGAACGGATCTTACCGAAATTCAGTATGTCAAGGCTCCTGTAGCCCCTTCAGCCGACAAGGATGCCGTATTTGAGGTAACCGTTTCCAAGTATGCTTATCCTGAGGTTGAAAGAGTTCCTCTCGATAAGGGAAAGGTAGAAGGCCGTCTCCAGCTTCCTTCAGGCGGAGAGAAGACTTATGATGCTAAAGCAATAGGTGACGGTAAATTCACAATTACCGTACCTGCATCAGACTTAGCCGGACTTGAAAAAGGCGTGGAATATATAATGGTTGTATTAACCTCAATTTCCGATGAACCGCCTTCAGCAAATTCGGTAAGTTTTACAATCCTTAAATAG
- a CDS encoding ABC transporter permease has translation MYKWYALKRILRGVVIYSILIFIFSFLFNQINEKVQRSQIMEMVRAEAKGLKNMTAEQIMAWRKDQELTLIRQYRLDRPLVERVLHNAKRVLTFDFGKSTTIKSLTGSQEVIKILGEAIPRTLLLFTTAFVINTLIGLALGLKKAQKPGSRQDKTTSLITLIIYGMPSWWLAMLLIFLFVYKIPLFPSGGVNSVPVPEGIRFIFDRIQHLALPILTLVFLGFWSTAYIIRNLVLGTLQEDFIMSARARGIPEKKVLHGHTLRTSAPPLVTMILLSFLASMSGSIIFEGIFSWPGLGQLYWIAVQQNDIPVLMGDLAITTGLYQAGLIILDLVYGFLDPRIKVGGKE, from the coding sequence ATGTACAAGTGGTATGCACTTAAACGTATTTTACGCGGTGTGGTAATATATTCCATTCTTATTTTTATCTTTTCTTTTTTGTTTAACCAGATAAATGAAAAGGTTCAGCGCAGCCAGATAATGGAAATGGTACGTGCTGAAGCAAAGGGTCTAAAAAATATGACTGCCGAACAGATAATGGCATGGCGTAAAGATCAAGAATTGACCCTTATTAGACAATATAGATTAGACAGGCCCTTAGTTGAGCGTGTTTTACACAACGCAAAGAGGGTTCTAACCTTTGATTTCGGTAAATCGACAACAATAAAATCCTTAACGGGTTCTCAAGAGGTTATCAAAATATTGGGAGAAGCGATTCCCAGAACCCTCTTGCTTTTTACAACAGCCTTTGTGATTAATACGCTGATTGGTTTAGCCCTGGGTTTAAAAAAAGCCCAAAAGCCGGGAAGCCGGCAGGATAAGACAACAAGTTTGATTACTCTTATCATTTACGGTATGCCCAGCTGGTGGTTAGCCATGCTTTTAATATTTTTGTTTGTTTATAAAATTCCCCTTTTCCCTTCGGGAGGTGTAAACTCGGTTCCGGTGCCGGAAGGTATACGGTTTATATTTGATAGGATACAGCATCTTGCTCTTCCGATTCTTACCTTGGTTTTCTTGGGTTTTTGGAGTACGGCTTACATTATACGAAACCTTGTTTTGGGTACCTTGCAGGAAGATTTTATAATGAGTGCAAGGGCGCGTGGTATCCCCGAAAAGAAGGTCCTTCACGGCCACACTTTAAGGACATCGGCGCCTCCCTTGGTAACGATGATTTTGCTCTCCTTTTTGGCCTCGATGTCGGGAAGTATCATATTTGAGGGTATTTTTTCGTGGCCCGGTTTAGGCCAGCTTTATTGGATTGCTGTTCAGCAAAACGATATTCCTGTCTTAATGGGAGATTTGGCCATTACAACAGGTCTTTATCAAGCAGGTCTTATAATCCTTGATCTGGTTTACGGTTTCTTAGACCCGCGTATAAAAGTCGGAGGCAAGGAATAA
- a CDS encoding ABC transporter permease, whose amino-acid sequence MKNFIDRFKEFWNDFKKEKIGIVAIVLLGLLILLIILEPIVLPFKGTNDNWHNISYWEDNPASAPPVWSELFSAKKSARTVRFTEPEITEEESEHFGQAKVYSFKYNYNYDKNPNNIIFRAELTGDVIMSMDVIRPDGKRIELGVFQKGNLKDYHSRFTVLTDAKSTMQQFTAAYGASTTSGNANSVQLLFSEVSKTMYRDKKPLKGEYVFKFVIPKDVASNSANKIENPRLIIPGAVSGLLGTDLNKRDLFSGVMAGLKWALLIGLVASIISVLVGVMYGIISAYFGRAVDTVMMFIFEIVVSVPIIPILIVAAAVFKPSIWMIILALIIFGWTGSVKTVRSMALQIKEETYIEAAKALGAGKWRIILKHIAPLLLPYSFAIMASSVPGAIIFESSLSLLGLGDPSIVTWGQILHDAQSSGATLNGLWWWIIPPGLFIALLGMIFAFLGFAMDKILHPKLRTR is encoded by the coding sequence ATGAAAAATTTTATTGATAGATTTAAAGAATTTTGGAATGATTTTAAAAAAGAAAAGATAGGCATTGTCGCCATAGTTCTTTTAGGTTTACTTATACTTTTGATTATACTTGAACCTATTGTCTTGCCCTTTAAAGGAACAAACGATAATTGGCATAATATTTCTTATTGGGAAGATAACCCTGCTTCCGCTCCTCCCGTATGGTCGGAATTATTCAGCGCAAAAAAATCGGCTAGGACGGTTCGGTTTACCGAGCCTGAGATTACGGAAGAAGAATCGGAGCATTTCGGTCAGGCTAAGGTTTATAGTTTTAAATATAACTATAATTACGATAAAAATCCCAATAACATTATTTTTAGAGCCGAACTTACCGGTGATGTAATAATGAGTATGGATGTTATCCGCCCCGATGGAAAGCGTATAGAGCTCGGTGTTTTTCAAAAAGGAAATTTAAAAGATTATCACAGCCGTTTTACGGTTTTAACCGATGCAAAATCTACAATGCAGCAATTTACGGCTGCTTACGGTGCATCTACTACATCGGGAAACGCAAATTCTGTTCAGTTATTGTTCTCTGAAGTTTCAAAGACCATGTACAGGGATAAAAAGCCTTTAAAGGGGGAATATGTTTTTAAATTCGTTATACCTAAAGATGTTGCATCCAACTCTGCCAATAAGATTGAAAATCCGCGGCTTATAATTCCGGGAGCTGTTTCGGGGCTTTTAGGTACCGACCTAAACAAGAGAGATTTATTTTCCGGTGTTATGGCCGGTTTAAAATGGGCTCTTTTAATAGGTCTTGTTGCAAGTATTATTTCCGTTTTGGTAGGTGTTATGTACGGAATTATAAGTGCTTATTTCGGCAGAGCGGTTGATACGGTTATGATGTTTATCTTTGAAATAGTCGTGTCCGTTCCTATTATTCCTATATTGATTGTAGCAGCCGCAGTTTTTAAACCCAGTATCTGGATGATAATCCTCGCTCTTATTATCTTCGGCTGGACAGGCTCGGTAAAAACCGTCCGCTCAATGGCTTTACAAATAAAGGAAGAAACCTATATTGAAGCCGCAAAGGCCCTCGGTGCCGGAAAATGGAGAATCATTCTAAAACATATCGCACCTCTTCTTTTGCCGTATTCTTTTGCTATTATGGCAAGTTCGGTTCCGGGAGCTATTATTTTTGAATCCTCTCTTTCACTTTTAGGTTTGGGAGATCCTTCTATTGTAACTTGGGGACAAATTCTCCATGATGCACAAAGCTCCGGCGCAACCTTAAACGGCTTATGGTGGTGGATTATTCCTCCCGGTCTTTTTATAGCCCTTTTGGGTATGATATTTGCATTCCTAGGTTTTGCAATGGATAAGATACTGCATCCTAAACTCAGGACAAGGTAA
- a CDS encoding ABC transporter ATP-binding protein yields the protein MENKEVVLDVKNLRLYYHTSAGIVKALDDVSFTLHAGETLGLVGESGCGKTTTGMALLKMPSPPGRVEENSQIIINGRDIVPLSDSEIRKNVRWQEISMVFQGAMNSLTPVYTIGKQMLETLREHKEMSDKEAQDLMEEYLGYVGLPPEVLNRYPHELSGGMKQRVVIASGLFLKPKLVILDEPTTALDVIVQAQIINLLKELKQKFKLSFIFITHDLSLEAEISDRICVMYAGKIAELGTNDQIYGKEPLHPYTQKLLQATPLLRKRVSELSYIPGTPPDLISPPKGCRFNPRCHCTMDKCFEVEPPLIEVEPGHQVACWRCVK from the coding sequence ATGGAAAATAAAGAAGTAGTTCTTGATGTAAAAAACTTGAGATTGTACTATCACACCTCCGCAGGTATTGTAAAAGCCTTGGATGATGTGAGTTTTACCCTTCATGCCGGCGAAACGCTGGGACTTGTAGGAGAATCAGGCTGCGGTAAAACGACTACAGGTATGGCTCTGCTTAAAATGCCCTCTCCTCCCGGAAGAGTAGAGGAAAATTCTCAGATTATAATCAATGGAAGGGACATTGTTCCCCTCTCCGATTCAGAGATAAGAAAAAATGTACGCTGGCAGGAAATTTCGATGGTATTCCAAGGAGCTATGAACAGTCTAACTCCGGTTTACACAATCGGAAAACAGATGCTTGAAACCTTGAGGGAGCACAAAGAAATGAGCGATAAAGAAGCTCAAGACCTAATGGAAGAGTATTTGGGCTATGTCGGCCTTCCGCCCGAAGTTTTAAACCGCTATCCCCATGAACTTTCCGGAGGAATGAAGCAGAGGGTTGTTATAGCAAGCGGTTTATTCTTAAAGCCTAAACTGGTTATCTTGGATGAACCTACTACTGCCCTCGATGTTATTGTTCAAGCCCAGATTATAAACCTTTTAAAGGAACTAAAACAGAAATTTAAGCTTTCCTTTATATTTATTACCCACGATCTGTCGCTTGAAGCCGAGATTTCGGATAGGATTTGTGTTATGTATGCGGGAAAAATTGCCGAGCTCGGAACCAATGATCAGATATACGGTAAAGAGCCCCTGCACCCATATACCCAAAAACTTTTACAGGCAACACCTCTTTTAAGAAAGAGGGTAAGCGAGCTTTCCTATATTCCGGGAACGCCGCCCGACCTTATTTCTCCGCCCAAGGGCTGCCGCTTTAATCCGAGGTGTCATTGTACAATGGATAAGTGCTTCGAAGTTGAACCTCCTCTTATAGAGGTTGAACCGGGGCATCAAGTAGCATGTTGGAGGTGTGTAAAATGA
- a CDS encoding ABC transporter ATP-binding protein, which yields MSDNEKKIDPNDHVLELINIKKYFEPHQGFVQSLSKGTTKKIKAVDDVTLRLRRGEIFGLIGESGSGKTTIGKIAMKLHTPTEGTILYNGEDVTNSDKEKTAFYRRRVQMIFQDPYASMNPRFKIRDVMEEPLLIHKIKGTRAENDEKIIKAISEVKLNPPEEFMTRYPHMLSGGQRQRIATARTLILNPEVIVADEPVSMIDLSTRAEILHMMREVQRKLGLTYLYITHDLSTARYFTDRIAVMYLGRIVEMGDADDVIDNPMHPYTQALIEAVPEPKPGMLEVIKKLPISGEIPSPANVPSGCRFHTRCPYADESCSSMEEPSLMDIGKGHFHACRKAEEIKKG from the coding sequence ATGAGCGATAACGAAAAAAAGATAGATCCTAATGACCATGTTCTTGAACTGATTAATATAAAAAAATATTTTGAGCCCCATCAAGGTTTTGTCCAAAGCCTTTCAAAAGGAACAACCAAAAAGATAAAGGCTGTAGATGATGTTACCTTGCGTTTGAGGAGGGGAGAAATCTTCGGTCTTATAGGGGAATCGGGTTCAGGTAAAACTACGATTGGGAAGATAGCGATGAAGCTTCATACTCCTACCGAGGGAACAATCCTATATAATGGTGAGGATGTTACAAACAGCGATAAGGAAAAAACTGCCTTTTACCGCCGCCGTGTTCAGATGATTTTCCAAGACCCTTATGCTTCTATGAATCCCCGTTTTAAAATTCGGGATGTAATGGAAGAACCGCTTCTTATTCATAAGATTAAGGGAACAAGGGCCGAAAACGATGAAAAAATCATCAAGGCTATTTCGGAAGTAAAGCTCAATCCGCCTGAGGAATTTATGACACGCTATCCTCACATGCTTTCGGGCGGTCAAAGGCAGCGTATAGCTACGGCCAGAACCCTTATCCTAAATCCTGAGGTTATAGTTGCAGATGAGCCTGTTTCGATGATAGACCTTTCAACCCGTGCGGAAATTCTTCACATGATGAGGGAGGTTCAAAGGAAACTGGGTTTAACCTATCTGTATATTACTCACGACCTTTCAACGGCAAGGTATTTTACCGACAGAATAGCGGTTATGTATCTCGGCCGCATCGTAGAGATGGGCGATGCCGATGATGTTATAGACAATCCCATGCATCCCTATACTCAGGCCCTGATTGAAGCCGTTCCCGAGCCTAAACCGGGAATGCTTGAGGTGATTAAAAAACTCCCCATTTCGGGAGAAATTCCTTCTCCTGCAAATGTGCCTTCGGGCTGCCGCTTCCATACGAGATGTCCATATGCAGATGAATCCTGTTCGTCTATGGAAGAACCTTCTTTGATGGACATTGGAAAGGGGCACTTTCATGCTTGCCGAAAGGCCGAAGAGATTAAGAAGGGGTAA
- a CDS encoding FprA family A-type flavoprotein, which produces MEAKKLTESVHCIHADIHDRTARFEGIWLLPHGVSINSYVVKGEKTALIDIVKDWDGSVDSYRKQLESIGLSFSSFDYVILNHLEPDHADLISLVKEENPKAEILASAKGAALVKNFFKIDEGVRAVKDGEVLDLGAGKKLVFYETPNIHWPETMMTYDPDDKILFSCDAFGSYGCIGEKIFDDQHTEDELKFFENEALRYYANIVASFSSFVNKGIEKLAALELKFICPSHGLVWRGNPSRIVELYKKFADYNTGTGSGLEKTICIIWGSMYGYTKAGLDAVIEGIDEEGVPYSIYRIPDTDATFILGEAYRSAGLLLAMPTYEYKMFPPMAHILDLFERKHFINKKVFRIGSWGWVGGAKKEYEEKIEKFKWTNIESHEWQGKLSDEDKRILKERGRELARTVKNG; this is translated from the coding sequence ATGGAAGCAAAAAAACTTACGGAAAGCGTTCATTGTATTCATGCAGATATACATGACAGAACTGCCCGCTTTGAAGGTATATGGTTATTGCCCCACGGCGTTTCGATAAATTCTTATGTTGTAAAGGGAGAAAAAACAGCCCTTATAGATATAGTAAAAGACTGGGACGGCTCGGTAGACTCCTACCGGAAGCAGCTTGAGTCCATAGGCCTTTCATTTTCTTCTTTTGATTATGTAATTTTAAACCATCTTGAACCTGACCATGCAGACCTTATAAGCCTTGTAAAGGAAGAAAATCCTAAGGCCGAAATCTTGGCTTCTGCAAAAGGGGCTGCCCTTGTCAAAAACTTTTTTAAGATAGACGAGGGGGTAAGGGCCGTAAAAGACGGAGAGGTTTTGGATCTGGGCGCAGGTAAAAAACTTGTATTTTATGAAACTCCCAATATCCACTGGCCCGAAACCATGATGACCTATGATCCTGACGATAAAATTTTATTTTCTTGCGATGCTTTCGGCTCATACGGCTGTATAGGCGAAAAAATCTTCGATGATCAGCATACGGAAGATGAGCTTAAATTTTTTGAAAACGAGGCCCTTAGGTACTATGCAAATATTGTGGCCAGCTTTAGCAGCTTTGTAAACAAGGGAATCGAAAAACTCGCCGCTCTCGAGCTTAAATTTATTTGTCCGAGTCACGGTCTGGTTTGGAGGGGAAATCCTTCACGAATCGTAGAGCTTTATAAAAAATTTGCAGATTATAATACCGGAACCGGAAGCGGCTTGGAAAAGACCATCTGTATTATTTGGGGCTCAATGTACGGTTATACCAAGGCCGGTCTTGATGCGGTTATTGAAGGCATAGATGAAGAAGGCGTACCTTATTCTATCTATAGAATTCCCGACACGGATGCTACCTTTATTTTAGGCGAGGCCTACCGCTCTGCAGGTCTTTTATTGGCAATGCCTACCTATGAGTACAAAATGTTTCCGCCCATGGCCCATATCCTTGACCTCTTTGAAAGAAAACACTTTATCAATAAAAAGGTGTTCCGCATAGGAAGCTGGGGCTGGGTAGGAGGAGCCAAAAAAGAATACGAGGAAAAAATAGAAAAATTTAAGTGGACCAATATCGAATCCCATGAATGGCAGGGTAAGCTCAGCGATGAGGATAAGCGGATATTAAAAGAAAGAGGCAGGGAATTGGCAAGGACCGTAAAAAACGGATAA
- a CDS encoding PTS sugar transporter subunit IIA produces the protein MASEILTIEEVARYLRVSERTVYEWAQKGEIPAGKIGTVWRFKKDDIESWVDERLASSKTSVPKQHKIVTESFLSPDRVVLLDYASKHDVLVMMSEVLAKAPQVKNSAELLDSILKREALMSTAVGRGIAIPHVRLSSVTDLVMAVGISKRDILDFDAVDGNPVRLVFMIAAANNQHDYYLQTISHFSAKLRNEELKSSLLNSTDPMEIYALLCE, from the coding sequence TTGGCAAGCGAAATTTTAACTATTGAAGAAGTTGCCCGTTATTTGCGTGTTTCCGAAAGAACCGTCTACGAGTGGGCTCAAAAAGGTGAAATACCTGCCGGAAAGATTGGAACGGTCTGGCGTTTTAAAAAAGATGATATTGAGAGCTGGGTTGATGAGAGGTTAGCTTCTTCAAAAACTTCAGTTCCTAAGCAGCATAAAATAGTAACCGAAAGTTTTTTGTCGCCCGACAGGGTTGTCCTTTTGGATTATGCTTCAAAGCATGATGTTTTGGTTATGATGTCCGAGGTACTGGCTAAGGCTCCTCAGGTAAAAAATTCTGCAGAGCTTTTAGATTCCATACTAAAAAGAGAAGCGCTCATGTCAACGGCTGTAGGAAGAGGAATTGCTATTCCCCATGTAAGATTGTCCTCAGTTACCGATCTTGTAATGGCTGTAGGTATTTCCAAAAGGGATATTTTAGATTTTGATGCGGTTGACGGAAATCCCGTGAGATTGGTTTTTATGATTGCCGCTGCAAACAATCAGCATGATTATTATTTGCAGACAATCTCCCATTTTAGTGCAAAACTGCGTAATGAAGAGCTTAAAAGCAGCCTCTTAAATTCAACCGACCCCATGGAGATTTACGCCCTTTTGTGCGAGTAG